From the genome of Segatella hominis, one region includes:
- a CDS encoding serine O-acetyltransferase: MNPITQTIILSASAVRMLPHIALYLLHKKEIDADLCQVQDKKPSVLNFIKACTRERSFRNLFYYRLGEYRSVFISWLLPPERTLNIWCPRIGEGAHLEHAYATYLNAEAIGKNFYCLQMVTLGNGKGGRPIIGDDVKIYTGATVFGGIHIGNQVTIGAGAVVFQDVPDGCTVVGNPARIVEK, from the coding sequence ATGAATCCAATAACGCAAACCATCATCCTGTCGGCATCTGCGGTGAGAATGCTTCCGCACATTGCCTTGTATCTGCTTCATAAGAAGGAGATAGATGCCGATTTGTGCCAAGTGCAGGACAAGAAGCCTTCTGTCTTGAATTTTATCAAGGCGTGTACACGTGAACGCTCTTTTCGCAATCTTTTTTACTACCGCTTGGGCGAATACCGCTCGGTATTTATCTCTTGGCTCTTGCCTCCAGAGCGAACATTGAATATCTGGTGTCCTCGCATCGGAGAGGGTGCTCATCTGGAACATGCTTATGCTACGTATCTCAATGCAGAGGCTATCGGCAAAAATTTCTATTGTCTGCAGATGGTGACGTTGGGCAATGGGAAGGGCGGAAGACCTATCATTGGAGATGATGTGAAAATCTATACGGGAGCTACGGTTTTTGGAGGTATTCATATTGGTAATCAGGTGACTATTGGAGCTGGAGCCGTAGTTTTCCAGGATGTGCCTGATGGTTGTACGGTTGTGGGAAATCCAGCAAGAATAGTTGAAAAATAA
- a CDS encoding LicD family protein yields the protein MEIKSIKKEWNATILDILKAFMEICKTHNLRYYCCAGTAIGAARHHGMIPWDDDIDVLMPRPDYDRLLEIAKKEDFGKYEVVTPYNNESYPLYFSKLVNRETTLIEEKERPCIIGLYVDIFPLDATDDDLETAKALYRKYSKTINRLNAVTTHNTFGEYLSLLLHKETWGRFAIKTLAFFFRSRLRHRLISQMDEMSHRYDFDTAKNVLVNTGSYHYKEIFPKAWLGKGKEFPFEDTTVLLPEEADRYLRHFFGDYMQFPPVEQRVEKHLRYYLNMEKRESWDEIKKKLSAKE from the coding sequence ATGGAGATAAAAAGCATCAAAAAGGAATGGAATGCCACGATTCTCGACATATTGAAGGCATTCATGGAAATCTGCAAGACTCACAACCTCAGATATTATTGCTGCGCTGGTACTGCCATCGGAGCTGCACGCCATCATGGAATGATTCCGTGGGACGATGACATTGATGTACTGATGCCGCGCCCGGATTACGACCGATTATTAGAGATTGCCAAGAAAGAAGATTTTGGCAAATATGAGGTTGTGACTCCTTATAATAATGAATCCTACCCGCTCTACTTCTCCAAACTTGTCAATCGGGAAACCACTCTCATCGAGGAGAAAGAACGTCCTTGCATCATCGGACTCTATGTGGATATTTTCCCATTGGATGCTACGGATGATGATCTGGAGACAGCAAAAGCCTTGTATCGCAAGTACTCCAAAACCATCAACCGCCTGAACGCAGTCACTACCCACAACACTTTCGGAGAATACCTTTCCCTGCTCCTTCACAAGGAAACCTGGGGACGTTTTGCCATCAAGACCTTAGCGTTTTTCTTCAGAAGCCGATTGCGCCACCGTCTAATCAGCCAAATGGACGAGATGAGTCATCGCTATGATTTCGATACGGCAAAAAATGTACTGGTCAACACCGGTTCGTATCATTATAAGGAAATCTTCCCGAAAGCCTGGCTTGGCAAGGGTAAGGAGTTTCCTTTCGAGGACACCACAGTACTGTTACCAGAGGAAGCCGATAGATACCTGCGCCATTTCTTTGGAGACTACATGCAGTTCCCTCCTGTAGAACAACGGGTGGAAAAACACCTGCGCTATTATCTCAATATGGAAAAGAGAGAAAGCTGGGACGAAATCAAAAAGAAACTTTCAGCAAAAGAGTAA
- a CDS encoding lipopolysaccharide biosynthesis protein has translation MAETLKEKTAKGLFWGAMNSGSTQILNILFGIFLARLLTPADYGIIGILTIFTLIAGNLQSSGFTQALVNIKQPTHNDYNSVFWFNVLVSLTMYVVLFFCAPLIADFFHQPCLTSLSRFVFLSFFISSFGIAQNGYMMKNMMNKEITIVNFMALICSNIVGLVLAFNQMAYWSLAWQQVIFILVLNIGRYYYTGWRPNFQIDFGPVRKMFGFSVKLLVTNIINTVSTNVLTFVFGRFYPINDVGNYSQAYNWDTKANSFVANTVGQIAQPVLSSIRDDQNREMMVFRKMLRFTAFLSFPLMFGLTLVSREFILITIHEKWIASVPLLQILCISGAFMPVYTLYQNLAISRGRSDVYMWCNLGQVIGLLALVLFCHQYGIQMMVVAYTLFIIGWLVVWQAMIKRITGLRFLDVAKDILPFMLCAAFTMGVTYLLTRWLENIYLLLLVRLVISAAIYFCIMKLLKVQILEECLAFAKGKFRKKS, from the coding sequence ATGGCAGAAACATTGAAGGAAAAGACAGCCAAGGGATTGTTTTGGGGAGCTATGAACAGTGGTTCCACGCAGATACTGAATATTCTTTTCGGAATATTCCTGGCCCGATTGCTTACTCCAGCCGATTATGGAATCATCGGCATTCTTACCATCTTTACTCTCATTGCTGGTAATTTGCAGAGCAGTGGCTTTACGCAAGCCCTTGTCAACATCAAGCAACCTACCCACAATGACTACAATTCCGTATTCTGGTTTAATGTGCTCGTAAGTCTCACCATGTATGTGGTGTTGTTTTTCTGTGCGCCATTGATTGCTGATTTCTTTCATCAGCCTTGTCTTACCTCCCTATCCCGTTTTGTCTTTTTAAGTTTCTTCATCTCCTCCTTCGGTATTGCCCAGAATGGCTATATGATGAAAAACATGATGAACAAGGAAATTACCATTGTGAATTTCATGGCACTGATCTGTTCTAATATTGTAGGTCTGGTGCTGGCTTTCAATCAAATGGCTTATTGGAGTCTTGCCTGGCAACAGGTGATTTTTATCCTTGTGCTGAATATCGGAAGATATTATTATACGGGCTGGCGACCTAATTTCCAGATAGATTTCGGACCTGTCAGGAAGATGTTCGGATTCAGTGTCAAACTTCTGGTTACCAATATCATCAATACGGTGAGTACCAATGTGCTTACTTTTGTCTTCGGCCGTTTTTATCCTATCAATGATGTAGGCAACTATTCTCAGGCCTATAATTGGGATACGAAGGCCAACTCGTTTGTGGCCAATACGGTGGGACAGATTGCACAACCTGTACTTTCTTCTATTCGTGATGATCAGAACAGAGAAATGATGGTGTTTCGCAAGATGCTACGTTTTACTGCATTCCTTTCTTTCCCGTTGATGTTTGGTCTTACTTTGGTTTCTCGGGAATTCATCCTCATCACGATTCATGAGAAATGGATAGCTAGTGTGCCTCTGCTGCAGATTCTCTGCATAAGCGGAGCTTTTATGCCAGTTTATACGCTTTACCAGAATCTTGCCATCAGCCGTGGCAGGTCGGATGTCTATATGTGGTGCAATCTGGGGCAGGTCATCGGTTTGTTAGCTTTGGTGCTTTTCTGCCATCAGTATGGCATTCAGATGATGGTTGTTGCCTATACCTTATTTATTATAGGTTGGCTGGTAGTGTGGCAGGCAATGATTAAGCGCATTACGGGTTTGAGATTTCTGGATGTTGCCAAGGATATTTTGCCTTTTATGCTTTGTGCGGCATTCACTATGGGAGTAACCTACCTGCTTACCCGTTGGCTGGAGAACATCTATCTCCTGCTCCTGGTTCGTCTGGTAATTTCTGCTGCCATCTATTTCTGCATCATGAAGTTGCTGAAAGTGCAGATTTTAGAAGAATGTCTGGCATTTGCGAAAGGTAAATTCCGCAAGAAATCATAA
- a CDS encoding NAD-dependent epimerase/dehydratase family protein: protein MVEHSSFSGHSPNSDYSPYNHDIRRLFSDGLNLERLRGSRILVIGATGLIGSCIVDVLMQNPDKCYQVIASGRNRNRAKQKFAAYWEDDCFSFIEMDVTQTVQENLEGKTNEKACSYLLERVDYIIDAASNASPNFFKLKPVEVMKANINGVSHLMEYGLEHGMRRMVYVSSGEIYGEGDGSEFTEMSSGYVDCASVRACYPSSKRAAETLCMSYVEEYHADVVIARLSHTYGPGFTESDNRVFAQFIRNVLRGEDIVLKSKGEAFRSWLYVVDAAHAILRLLMDGEKGNAYNVAHSESNISIRQLAELIAGKAHRKVVFDIPEDALQGNTTPITKATFNTDKLKALGWKPLFDVEQGFEHTLAECSAGSHPSSN from the coding sequence ATGGTAGAACATTCATCTTTTTCTGGCCATTCTCCTAATTCAGATTATTCTCCTTATAATCATGATATAAGGAGACTCTTTTCTGACGGATTGAATCTGGAGCGCCTTCGTGGTTCCCGTATTTTGGTTATTGGAGCTACGGGGTTGATAGGAAGTTGCATTGTGGATGTTCTGATGCAAAATCCGGATAAATGCTATCAGGTTATTGCTTCAGGACGTAATCGCAATCGGGCAAAACAGAAGTTTGCTGCCTATTGGGAGGATGATTGTTTCTCCTTCATTGAGATGGATGTGACGCAGACGGTGCAGGAAAACCTGGAAGGAAAGACCAATGAAAAAGCTTGCAGTTACTTATTGGAAAGGGTGGATTATATCATTGATGCTGCCAGTAATGCCAGCCCTAATTTCTTCAAACTGAAACCTGTGGAGGTTATGAAGGCCAATATCAATGGAGTCTCTCATCTGATGGAATATGGACTGGAACATGGTATGCGTAGGATGGTGTATGTTTCTTCTGGCGAAATTTACGGTGAGGGTGATGGCTCTGAATTTACTGAGATGAGCAGCGGATATGTGGATTGTGCCTCTGTTCGTGCCTGTTATCCTTCATCTAAACGTGCTGCTGAAACTCTGTGCATGTCTTATGTCGAAGAATATCATGCAGATGTGGTTATTGCCCGTTTGAGCCATACTTACGGTCCTGGATTTACCGAAAGTGACAACCGTGTATTTGCTCAATTCATCAGAAATGTATTGAGAGGAGAGGATATTGTTCTGAAAAGTAAGGGTGAGGCATTTCGCTCCTGGCTCTATGTTGTGGATGCTGCTCATGCTATTTTGCGTCTTCTGATGGATGGAGAGAAAGGAAATGCCTACAATGTGGCACACTCGGAGTCCAATATCTCCATTCGTCAATTGGCAGAGTTGATTGCAGGAAAGGCGCATCGTAAGGTCGTATTTGATATTCCCGAGGATGCTTTGCAGGGCAATACGACTCCTATTACCAAGGCTACGTTTAATACAGATAAACTGAAAGCTTTGGGCTGGAAACCCTTGTTTGATGTAGAACAGGGTTTTGAGCATACTTTGGCGGAGTGTTCTGCTGGCAGTCATCCTTCTTCTAATTAG
- a CDS encoding IspD/TarI family cytidylyltransferase has translation MNYALIIAGGSGNRMGQDIPKQFMHVDNCPIIIHTLMAFQKHPDIQGIAVVCLAGWETVLQSYANQFNITKLKWIFPGGNNGQESIHNGIYGLKEAGCCDDDLVLVHDAVRPLLSQDIISSNIAICQKYGYAITGIKCREAILESEDGFTSTTSIPRDKLIRTQTPQTFRLGNLIAAHEEAMAKGITNSVASCTLMAELGGRQMHVVPGSEKNIKITTIEDLEILKALMKVQPESWLK, from the coding sequence ATGAATTATGCACTTATCATAGCAGGAGGTTCTGGTAACAGAATGGGTCAGGACATTCCTAAGCAGTTTATGCATGTGGATAATTGTCCGATTATTATCCATACGCTGATGGCTTTCCAAAAACATCCTGATATTCAGGGTATTGCCGTGGTATGTCTGGCTGGTTGGGAAACGGTTTTGCAGTCTTATGCCAACCAGTTTAATATTACCAAGCTGAAATGGATTTTCCCTGGTGGTAATAATGGTCAGGAATCCATTCATAATGGTATTTATGGCCTGAAAGAGGCTGGATGCTGTGATGATGACCTGGTATTGGTACATGATGCGGTTCGTCCGCTACTTTCGCAGGATATTATCTCTTCCAATATCGCTATCTGTCAGAAATATGGATATGCAATAACCGGCATCAAGTGTCGTGAGGCTATCTTAGAGAGTGAGGATGGATTTACATCGACTACAAGTATTCCACGTGACAAGTTGATCCGTACTCAGACTCCTCAAACCTTCCGCTTGGGCAATCTGATTGCTGCACATGAGGAGGCAATGGCGAAAGGCATTACCAATTCTGTGGCTTCCTGTACCTTGATGGCAGAACTTGGTGGCAGACAAATGCATGTTGTTCCTGGTTCTGAGAAGAATATCAAGATTACAACCATAGAAGACCTCGAAATCTTGAAGGCTTTGATGAAGGTTCAGCCTGAATCTTGGTTGAAGTAG